In Propionicimonas paludicola, a single window of DNA contains:
- a CDS encoding PfkB family carbohydrate kinase → MPRAKVAVVGDNTVDRFLDTGIDLIGGDALNTAVQLAMLGAEVSYFGAIGDDEPGRLVIAEAQRCGVDVASVVTMPGVTALTTIRVLPNGDRHFENEDFGVTAEYVPDEAALLRIASADWVHIGMLPRAEAFRQRLFDIAPLLPISQDCSVARGFEHLEVAFLSAAMVADTVEAAATRALEGGAQLAVVTMGGDGVYASDGEGHWQLPAQPIQPKDATGAGDAFMAGYISGFLATGEVAAALDTGVRRGAFACTYTGGWPQTPEDRVRAEG, encoded by the coding sequence ATGCCTCGCGCCAAAGTAGCTGTGGTCGGCGACAACACCGTCGATCGCTTCCTCGACACCGGCATCGACCTGATCGGCGGTGACGCGCTGAACACCGCCGTCCAGCTGGCGATGCTCGGTGCCGAGGTCAGCTACTTCGGCGCGATCGGCGATGACGAGCCCGGACGGCTGGTCATCGCCGAAGCGCAGCGCTGCGGCGTGGACGTCGCCTCGGTGGTCACGATGCCCGGTGTCACCGCCTTGACCACGATTCGGGTGCTTCCGAACGGCGACCGCCACTTCGAAAACGAAGACTTCGGAGTCACCGCTGAGTATGTTCCCGATGAGGCGGCGCTGCTCCGGATCGCCTCGGCCGACTGGGTGCACATCGGCATGCTGCCCCGGGCCGAGGCGTTCCGTCAGCGCCTGTTCGACATCGCCCCACTGCTTCCGATCAGCCAGGATTGCTCGGTGGCGCGGGGCTTCGAACACCTTGAGGTCGCCTTCCTCTCTGCGGCGATGGTGGCCGACACGGTCGAAGCTGCCGCGACACGAGCGCTGGAAGGGGGCGCTCAGCTGGCCGTGGTCACCATGGGCGGCGACGGGGTCTACGCCAGCGACGGGGAGGGCCACTGGCAACTTCCGGCACAGCCGATCCAACCGAAGGATGCCACCGGAGCCGGGGACGCCTTCATGGCCGGCTACATCTCCGGCTTCCTGGCCACCGGAGAGGTCGCGGCCGCTCTGGACACAGGAGTGCGCCGGGGTGCGTTCGCTTGCACCTACACCGGCGGCTGGCCGCAAACGCCCGAGGATCGCGTCCGAGCCGAGGGCTGA
- a CDS encoding VOC family protein, producing MATPIARSPIFVLDCPDAAGLASFYSALTGWPVAVDPDADSDWVELDSGQPTTLAFQQVSDYQPPDWPGQLQPQQAHLDFTVDDLDAAESAAVLLGARTHPHQPGTGFRVFLDPAGHPFCLCRAGA from the coding sequence ATGGCAACTCCGATCGCACGTTCGCCGATCTTCGTCCTGGACTGCCCGGACGCAGCCGGCCTTGCTTCGTTCTACTCAGCGCTGACCGGCTGGCCGGTCGCCGTCGACCCGGACGCCGACAGCGACTGGGTCGAGCTGGACAGCGGCCAGCCGACCACCCTGGCCTTCCAGCAGGTGTCCGACTACCAGCCGCCCGACTGGCCCGGCCAGCTGCAGCCGCAACAGGCGCACCTCGACTTCACCGTCGACGACCTGGACGCCGCCGAGTCCGCAGCCGTCCTACTCGGCGCCCGCACGCACCCGCATCAACCGGGCACCGGCTTCCGGGTCTTCCTGGATCCGGCCGGCCACCCGTTCTGCCTGTGTCGGGCCGGCGCCTGA
- a CDS encoding SIS domain-containing protein, which translates to MLNLDEDRFLAIQSGAVAQAAPIRAAVRELQTTGLRNVYFLGAGGAGILMQPAADLITRESTVPCFLAYPAEVVVQGAPNLGAGSLVVLPSLSGTTKEAVEIIDYAHAAGAKVLAMTGHADSPVAQAADYSIVNFAADDTSSESFYVQSLLLAKAVISDDADYDKLVLQLDALPNALLEAKRQFEPRAQELSVHFADHENFHIFTSAGNTWAEAYYFAMCILEEMQWIRTRPVHASDFFHGTLELVEKGVSVIALKGEDATRAVVERVEAFAPQVTDSLVVIDTAEFALDGLDAETRALVSPAVLATVCERLSVYIEHERRHPLTVRRYYRRIAY; encoded by the coding sequence ATGCTGAATCTGGACGAGGATCGCTTCTTGGCGATCCAGTCAGGCGCCGTGGCTCAGGCCGCTCCGATTCGTGCAGCGGTGCGCGAACTCCAGACGACCGGGCTTCGTAACGTGTACTTCCTGGGCGCCGGTGGCGCCGGGATTCTGATGCAGCCCGCTGCAGACCTGATCACACGCGAGTCCACGGTCCCCTGCTTCCTCGCGTATCCCGCCGAGGTGGTCGTCCAGGGCGCCCCGAACCTCGGTGCAGGTTCGCTGGTAGTCCTCCCGTCACTGTCCGGGACGACCAAGGAAGCAGTCGAGATCATCGACTACGCCCATGCCGCTGGAGCGAAGGTGCTGGCCATGACCGGCCATGCCGACAGCCCGGTCGCCCAGGCCGCGGACTACTCCATCGTGAACTTCGCCGCGGACGACACCTCCAGCGAGTCCTTCTACGTGCAGTCCCTGCTGCTGGCCAAGGCCGTCATTTCCGACGACGCCGACTACGACAAGCTGGTACTCCAGCTGGACGCACTGCCGAACGCGCTGCTGGAAGCCAAGCGCCAGTTCGAGCCCCGGGCCCAGGAACTGAGCGTTCACTTCGCCGATCACGAGAACTTCCACATCTTCACCAGCGCCGGCAACACCTGGGCCGAGGCATACTACTTCGCCATGTGCATCCTGGAAGAGATGCAGTGGATCCGGACTCGTCCGGTTCATGCGTCCGACTTCTTCCACGGCACCCTCGAGCTGGTGGAGAAGGGGGTCAGCGTGATCGCCCTCAAGGGTGAGGACGCGACTCGTGCCGTCGTCGAGCGGGTCGAGGCGTTCGCTCCCCAGGTGACCGACTCGCTGGTCGTGATCGACACCGCCGAGTTCGCCCTCGACGGCCTCGATGCGGAGACTCGCGCACTGGTCTCGCCGGCCGTGCTGGCCACCGTCTGCGAGCGGCTCAGCGTGTACATCGAGCATGAGCGCCGTCACCCGCTCACCGTGCGGCGGTACTACCGTCGGATCGCCTACTGA